A portion of the Helicobacter jaachi genome contains these proteins:
- a CDS encoding M23 family metallopeptidase yields MRPYAFMCCLIALFSLKLCALEPNTAYNGTTFIYTTDKPITLSYDKKSLHFMPNPAKNGAFIAFVPIGYYEKGSKILKNGKEVVLKINILQKSYKKEQITVSQDKVGDSQQIAQRIERERQDMLKVYGTITKQRLWDKPFIAPLDSVITSPYGSARVFNNTIKSYHGGTDFRASIGTDIKASNDGKVALVQDRFLSGKSVVIDHGAGVYSVYFHLSAFNVKVGQSVKQGQIIAKSGDTGRVSGAHLHFGIVINGTNVDAMDFIEQVNTLFKG; encoded by the coding sequence ATGCGCCCTTATGCCTTTATGTGTTGCCTTATAGCGCTTTTTAGCCTTAAACTTTGCGCGCTAGAGCCAAATACAGCCTACAATGGCACGACTTTTATTTACACCACAGATAAGCCCATAACGCTAAGTTATGATAAAAAATCCTTGCATTTTATGCCCAACCCTGCTAAAAATGGCGCATTTATCGCTTTTGTGCCTATTGGCTACTATGAAAAAGGCTCTAAGATTCTCAAAAATGGCAAAGAAGTGGTGCTAAAAATTAATATTTTGCAAAAATCCTACAAAAAGGAGCAAATCACTGTTTCACAAGACAAAGTGGGCGATTCGCAGCAAATCGCCCAGCGCATCGAGAGAGAAAGGCAAGATATGCTTAAAGTCTATGGCACCATTACAAAGCAGCGTTTATGGGATAAACCCTTTATTGCGCCGCTAGATTCTGTAATCACAAGCCCTTATGGCAGCGCGCGCGTGTTTAATAATACTATTAAAAGCTACCATGGCGGCACAGACTTTCGCGCGAGTATTGGCACAGATATAAAAGCAAGCAATGATGGCAAAGTAGCGCTTGTGCAAGATAGATTTTTATCGGGCAAAAGTGTGGTGATAGACCATGGAGCGGGCGTTTATAGTGTGTATTTTCATTTGAGTGCATTTAATGTCAAAGTTGGGCAGAGCGTAAAGCAAGGGCAAATCATCGCTAAAAGCGGCGATACGGGGCGAGTGAGCGGCGCACATTTACATTTTGGCATTGTGATAAATGGCACAAATGTCGATGCTATGGACTTTATAGAGCAAGTTAATACATTATTTAAAGGATAA
- a CDS encoding NAD-dependent 4,6-dehydratase LegB has protein sequence MQILITGADGFIGSHLTQALYEESKSPTSPFYGAHIKALSLYNSFGFWGWLEDLACKEKIEILSGDVRDSHYCAQICKDVDVIFHLAALIAIPYSYTAPQSYVDTNIKGTLNICQAALDANVKRIIHTSTSEVYGTAQYVPIDEKHPLQPQSPYSASKIGADAIAMSFHNAFSLPLTIARPFNTYGPRQSARAVIPTIITQIANGAKSIKLGDVSPTRDFNYVKDTASGFIALAQAQNTIGEVVNIGSNSEISVHDTLLLIKELMHSDVEFITDAQRIRPQNSEVFRLWCDNTKMKTLTNFTPRYSLREGLSETIAWFSNPKNLAKYKSDIYNI, from the coding sequence ATGCAGATTCTTATTACTGGCGCAGATGGCTTCATAGGCTCGCACTTAACTCAAGCTCTCTATGAGGAGAGTAAATCCCCCACCTCGCCTTTTTATGGCGCACACATAAAAGCCCTAAGCTTGTATAATTCGTTTGGATTCTGGGGCTGGCTTGAGGATTTAGCGTGCAAAGAGAAAATTGAGATTTTAAGCGGCGATGTGCGCGATTCGCACTATTGCGCACAGATTTGCAAAGATGTTGATGTGATTTTTCATCTTGCCGCGCTCATTGCTATCCCCTATTCTTACACCGCGCCGCAAAGCTATGTGGATACCAACATCAAAGGCACGCTTAATATCTGCCAAGCCGCGCTAGATGCCAATGTCAAGCGCATTATTCACACAAGCACAAGCGAAGTGTATGGCACAGCCCAATATGTGCCTATTGATGAAAAGCACCCCTTGCAGCCTCAAAGCCCCTATTCTGCGAGTAAAATCGGTGCAGACGCTATTGCTATGAGTTTTCATAATGCTTTTTCTCTGCCGCTTACTATTGCGCGCCCTTTTAATACCTATGGTCCAAGGCAGAGTGCGCGCGCTGTTATCCCCACTATCATTACGCAAATTGCCAATGGAGCAAAAAGCATTAAGTTAGGCGATGTGAGCCCTACGAGGGATTTTAATTATGTAAAAGACACAGCAAGCGGCTTTATCGCCCTAGCACAGGCGCAAAATACCATAGGCGAGGTAGTAAATATCGGCTCAAATAGTGAAATTAGCGTCCATGACACGCTTTTGCTTATAAAGGAGCTTATGCATAGTGATGTGGAGTTTATCACTGATGCGCAAAGAATTCGCCCACAAAATAGCGAAGTGTTTCGCTTATGGTGTGATAATACCAAAATGAAAACCCTAACAAACTTTACGCCCCGCTATTCGCTTAGAGAGGGCTTGAGCGAGACGATTGCGTGGTTTAGCAATCCCAAAAATCTTGCCAAATACAAAAGCGATATTTATAATATTTAA
- a CDS encoding radical SAM/SPASM domain-containing protein yields the protein MPIVNPYLNPQIKREINLATLLDSKKIIPHFEQISKQISTGGGHKLNSLPPIAVEFHWCASCNYNCIHCSYGQRRQNKSRLSDEIISQTIQDCKDLGTKAMYLSGGGEPTTLKGWEIHARQIIESNIEAALITNSVAIAPKHYELLRQFNYIAVSVYSTKEEQYRAIVGARHFEGQFSLPKKLKTTESNLIVGARCVINGINYKEIFNTYQKAMEEGFDYIIFIPAVDYEKRSIDLTQEQKDCVLEQIEKGLDFINPATTNLINVKNNGIGHYGSSYLPRLQKSFICSAIMMRSNAFINYDGEVYLCQPLIGDARYSLGNLNEIPFKELWNSEQHNAVIARLNEKFAKGDCENCRAIGYNVAIDTLLQNAHMQNKDEQKRLITSTPRDNFL from the coding sequence ATGCCCATTGTAAATCCCTATCTAAATCCCCAAATAAAGCGCGAAATAAATCTCGCTACGCTTTTAGATTCTAAAAAAATCATTCCACATTTTGAACAAATAAGCAAGCAAATTTCTACGGGGGGGGGGCATAAGCTAAACTCCCTGCCGCCCATTGCGGTGGAATTCCACTGGTGTGCGAGCTGTAATTATAATTGTATCCATTGCTCCTATGGGCAGCGGCGGCAGAATAAATCGCGCTTAAGCGATGAGATTATTAGTCAAACTATACAAGATTGCAAAGACCTTGGCACAAAAGCGATGTATCTCTCCGGCGGCGGCGAGCCTACCACGCTCAAAGGTTGGGAAATTCACGCAAGGCAGATTATAGAATCTAATATCGAAGCCGCACTCATTACAAACTCCGTAGCCATAGCACCCAAGCATTATGAACTATTGCGCCAATTTAATTATATCGCCGTGTCGGTGTATTCGACTAAAGAGGAGCAGTATCGCGCCATTGTGGGAGCGCGCCATTTTGAGGGGCAATTTAGCCTGCCCAAAAAGCTTAAAACTACAGAATCTAACCTCATTGTGGGTGCGCGCTGCGTGATAAATGGCATAAATTATAAAGAGATTTTTAACACCTACCAAAAGGCTATGGAGGAGGGCTTTGATTATATTATCTTTATCCCCGCAGTAGATTATGAAAAGCGCTCCATTGATTTAACACAAGAGCAAAAAGACTGCGTGCTAGAGCAGATAGAAAAAGGGCTAGATTTTATAAATCCGGCTACTACAAATCTTATTAATGTAAAAAATAATGGCATAGGACATTATGGGAGCAGCTATCTACCGCGCTTGCAAAAAAGCTTTATTTGCAGTGCGATTATGATGCGAAGCAATGCATTTATTAATTATGATGGCGAGGTATATTTGTGCCAGCCGCTTATTGGTGATGCGCGCTATTCGCTTGGGAATCTTAATGAGATACCCTTTAAAGAGCTATGGAATAGTGAGCAGCATAATGCAGTGATTGCGCGCCTAAATGAGAAATTTGCCAAAGGAGATTGTGAGAACTGCCGCGCCATAGGCTACAATGTAGCCATAGATACACTTTTACAAAATGCACATATGCAAAATAAAGACGAACAAAAACGCCTCATTACGAGCACCCCACGGGATAATTTCTTGTAG
- a CDS encoding porin, translated as MKKILISSALAALMVAPSLGFEVYNADETKVDVYGSIRGYVGAGSNSSYQGQGQDTGYLFGLQDNSQFGVKFSSGKFKANIEFGAVEPSIAGQNQQNNRNVTSYRQFWGSYTTDFGTFLFGKTNTPTIDNGFTSDWVNNDNGGNGFGFIATGSRKIQFQYLIGGFALALVEDQLAAGRNGNADGQANQESPRIAVAYEIKDEKKKPFFKIAATYKYYNSGNIADGVPAGTNAYHGWVAVKPSFGNMFVSVMAHYGKNGHLYGEQRTNFSVGGYSHQEIAAGLDAQRVGARLEFGVNFTKEIGLVLGGGYTSTSKGSNQKDNTNVAGANPAGDNSGSISSYSAFIQLPYKVSKNFSFIPQVSYYETKAAKASAQIVNGGDKEAGLIAGARIRWDF; from the coding sequence ATGAAAAAGATTCTTATAAGTTCTGCTTTAGCAGCATTGATGGTCGCGCCTAGCCTTGGCTTTGAGGTGTATAACGCCGATGAGACAAAGGTAGATGTATATGGCTCTATCCGCGGCTATGTAGGTGCTGGCTCAAATTCATCTTATCAAGGTCAAGGACAAGATACAGGCTATCTTTTTGGCTTGCAAGATAACTCACAATTTGGTGTGAAATTCTCATCAGGCAAATTTAAAGCTAACATTGAGTTTGGTGCTGTTGAGCCTAGTATTGCCGGTCAAAATCAGCAAAACAATAGAAATGTAACTAGCTATCGCCAATTCTGGGGTTCATATACTACAGATTTTGGAACTTTCCTCTTTGGTAAGACAAATACCCCTACTATTGATAATGGCTTTACAAGTGACTGGGTGAATAATGACAATGGTGGTAATGGATTTGGCTTTATCGCTACTGGTAGCCGTAAAATTCAGTTTCAATATCTCATCGGCGGATTTGCACTAGCTCTTGTTGAGGACCAACTAGCTGCAGGGCGAAATGGTAATGCAGATGGTCAAGCCAATCAAGAATCTCCTCGCATCGCTGTAGCGTATGAGATTAAAGATGAAAAGAAAAAGCCATTCTTTAAAATAGCTGCGACATACAAATACTACAATTCTGGCAATATCGCTGATGGCGTGCCTGCTGGCACTAACGCATATCATGGCTGGGTAGCGGTAAAACCAAGCTTTGGCAATATGTTTGTCTCTGTCATGGCACACTATGGTAAAAATGGTCATCTCTATGGTGAGCAACGCACAAACTTTAGCGTGGGTGGATACTCACATCAAGAAATTGCAGCAGGGCTTGATGCGCAACGCGTAGGTGCGCGCCTTGAATTTGGAGTGAATTTCACTAAAGAAATCGGCTTAGTGCTAGGCGGTGGTTATACATCTACATCTAAAGGCTCTAATCAAAAGGATAACACCAATGTTGCAGGAGCTAATCCTGCAGGTGATAACAGCGGCTCTATCAGCTCATACTCTGCCTTTATTCAACTCCCTTACAAAGTGAGCAAAAACTTTAGCTTTATCCCACAAGTAAGCTACTATGAGACTAAAGCAGCTAAAGCAAGCGCTCAAATCGTTAATGGTGGCGATAAAGAAGCAGGTTTAATTGCTGGTGCGAGAATCCGCTGGGATTTCTAA
- the ppsA gene encoding pyruvate, water dikinase, whose amino-acid sequence MKYIKFFKELNNKDVPIVGGKNASIGEMFQELVSEGIKVPNGFAITSEAYWYLLDSGGIRQKIIDLLDGVDVTEIDVLKTRSKKIRELIFGTPFPPDLREEIFKAYEILSAEYGMKEADVAVRSSATAEDLPDASFAGQQDTYLSIKGKTELIHYVKSCLASLFTDRAVSYRASRGFDHFKVALSVGVQKMVRADKGSAGVMFSIDTETGFKDAVFITSSWGLGENVVGGTVNPDEFYVFKPTLKEGKRPIIKRQLGHKHQKMVYAPRGSEHPTKNIKTTQREMKSFSITDADILTLARYAIKIEEHYSKEAGEYRPMDMEWAKDGDSGEIFIVQARPETVQSQKSKKGDGQRLEKFKFVNTESKKEVLLTGKAIGGKIGSGKVRIINDIEHMDTFKEGEILVTDNTDPDWEPAMKKAAAVITNRGGRTCHAAIVAREIGVPAIVGAIGATDRLYSGMEVTVSCAEGEEGYIYDGIHEYEIESIELSHLGKPRTKIYMNVGNPEKAFGFSQIPNHGVGLARMELIVLNQIKAHPLALLDIQNGNAKGLKEKAEIEKIISGYENPKDFFTKKIAEGIGMICSAFYPNPVIVRTSDFKSNEYRGMLGGSGYEPHEENPMLGYRGASRYYSPQYRAAFEWECQALAMVRDEMGLTNMKVMIPFLRTPEEGKKVLEIMRRNGLESGKNGLEIYVMCELPVNVILADDFLSMFDGFSIGSNDLTQLTLGVDRDGQLVSHVFDERNPAMFAMFKKAIEACKRHHKYCGICGQAPSDYPEVTEFLVKEGISSISLNPDSVIATWQKVVEVEKHLK is encoded by the coding sequence ATGAAGTATATCAAGTTTTTTAAGGAACTCAACAATAAAGATGTTCCCATAGTTGGCGGCAAAAATGCGAGCATTGGAGAGATGTTTCAAGAACTTGTATCAGAGGGTATCAAAGTGCCTAATGGCTTTGCTATCACAAGCGAGGCGTATTGGTATTTGCTAGATTCTGGTGGTATTCGTCAAAAAATTATTGATTTGCTTGATGGCGTTGATGTAACAGAAATTGATGTGCTAAAAACGCGCTCCAAAAAAATCCGCGAATTGATTTTTGGCACGCCTTTTCCGCCTGATTTGCGTGAAGAGATTTTTAAAGCCTATGAGATTCTAAGCGCGGAATATGGTATGAAAGAAGCAGATGTCGCTGTGCGCAGCTCCGCTACTGCGGAGGATTTGCCCGATGCGAGCTTTGCTGGGCAGCAAGATACATATTTGAGCATTAAAGGCAAGACGGAGCTTATACATTATGTGAAATCCTGCCTTGCCTCACTTTTTACCGATAGGGCAGTGAGTTATCGTGCTTCGCGTGGGTTTGACCACTTTAAAGTCGCGCTTTCTGTAGGTGTGCAAAAAATGGTGCGCGCGGATAAAGGCAGCGCGGGCGTTATGTTTAGTATCGATACTGAAACAGGCTTTAAAGATGCAGTATTTATCACTTCATCATGGGGACTAGGCGAAAATGTCGTAGGCGGCACGGTTAATCCTGATGAATTCTATGTCTTTAAACCCACGCTCAAAGAGGGCAAGCGTCCCATTATCAAGCGCCAGCTAGGGCATAAGCATCAAAAAATGGTCTATGCGCCGCGCGGCAGCGAGCACCCCACTAAAAATATCAAAACCACACAGCGCGAGATGAAAAGCTTTTCTATCACCGATGCGGATATCCTCACCCTCGCACGCTATGCGATAAAAATCGAGGAGCATTACTCCAAAGAGGCAGGCGAATATCGCCCTATGGATATGGAATGGGCAAAAGATGGCGATAGCGGCGAAATCTTTATCGTGCAAGCTCGCCCAGAAACCGTGCAGAGCCAAAAAAGCAAAAAAGGCGATGGGCAAAGGCTAGAAAAATTTAAATTTGTAAATACTGAAAGTAAAAAAGAAGTTCTGCTCACAGGTAAAGCCATTGGTGGTAAAATCGGCTCGGGCAAAGTGCGCATTATTAATGATATTGAGCATATGGATACCTTTAAAGAGGGCGAAATACTTGTGACAGACAACACCGACCCCGATTGGGAACCAGCGATGAAAAAGGCAGCCGCTGTGATTACAAATCGCGGCGGACGCACTTGCCACGCGGCTATCGTGGCGCGCGAAATTGGCGTGCCTGCGATTGTGGGCGCTATTGGCGCGACTGATAGGCTCTATAGCGGTATGGAAGTAACCGTTTCTTGCGCAGAGGGCGAGGAGGGCTATATTTATGATGGCATTCACGAATATGAGATTGAAAGCATCGAGCTTAGTCATCTTGGCAAGCCTAGAACTAAAATTTATATGAATGTAGGCAATCCCGAAAAAGCCTTTGGATTCTCACAAATCCCAAATCACGGCGTAGGGCTAGCGCGTATGGAGCTTATCGTGCTTAATCAAATCAAAGCCCACCCGCTCGCACTCCTTGATATCCAAAATGGCAACGCAAAAGGCTTAAAAGAAAAAGCAGAGATTGAAAAAATCATCTCCGGCTACGAAAATCCAAAAGACTTTTTTACCAAAAAAATCGCCGAGGGCATAGGTATGATTTGCTCTGCATTCTATCCAAATCCCGTTATCGTGCGCACGAGCGACTTTAAGTCAAATGAGTATCGCGGTATGCTAGGAGGCAGCGGCTATGAGCCACATGAGGAAAACCCCATGCTAGGCTATCGTGGCGCGAGCAGGTATTACTCTCCGCAGTATCGTGCGGCATTTGAGTGGGAATGTCAAGCGCTCGCTATGGTGCGCGATGAAATGGGATTAACCAATATGAAAGTGATGATACCATTTTTGCGCACGCCTGAAGAGGGCAAAAAAGTGCTTGAGATTATGCGCCGCAATGGTTTAGAATCTGGCAAAAATGGCTTAGAAATTTATGTGATGTGCGAACTGCCTGTGAATGTGATTTTGGCAGATGATTTCTTAAGTATGTTTGATGGCTTCTCCATTGGCTCAAATGACCTAACTCAACTCACTTTAGGCGTGGATAGAGATGGGCAGCTCGTAAGCCATGTCTTTGATGAGCGTAATCCTGCGATGTTTGCGATGTTTAAAAAGGCGATTGAAGCGTGCAAGCGTCATCATAAATATTGCGGTATTTGCGGGCAGGCGCCCAGTGATTACCCTGAAGTAACAGAATTTCTCGTAAAAGAGGGGATAAGCTCTATTTCACTTAATCCAGATTCTGTGATTGCCACTTGGCAAAAGGTTGTCGAGGTGGAGAAACATCTCAAGTAA
- the purL gene encoding phosphoribosylformylglycinamidine synthase subunit PurL produces the protein MVNITHLLNEINADDEMLKTHKLSQQDYAEIVKILKRAPNLIELGIFSAMWSEHCSYKSSKKYLSGFPTKAPWVVQGPGENAGVVSIGNNLCAVFKIESHNHPSFIEPHAGAATGVGGIMRDIFTMGARPVASLNSIRFGDVQDKGALGKKHRYLLRGVVEGIGSYGNCMGVPTIGGEMSFEPCYNGNILVNAFCLGLAQADEIFYGRAEGVGNPVIYVGSKTGRDGLGGAVMSSDSFSSNTKAMRSAVQVGDPFAQKLLLEACLELFKQDLIVGIQDMGAAGLTSSSFEMAGRSGSGMILHLDKVPMREAGMNPYELMLSESQERMLICAKKGCEQAVLDIFAKWEVDSAIVGEVTKSGVMELYWHGEKCAHIPIAELSENAPMLDMPLHPMQAPMQPAQSLETSLSAQEIFLTLLSSVEVANKKWVYEQYDNSVQSNTITPAGSGDASMIRIKDTAMGLSMSVDCNPRFCHLEPQNGAKIAVATSGRNSIVRGAKPLAISNCLNFGSPNNPQVMWAFKEVCEGIKEACKVLNTPVVSGNVSLHNQSDGIDIYPTPSIVSVGVIHDVQHAIPSTFQKQGNMIMLLGEIRAEFGGSLAQKILEGRIYGQIPAIDLQKELALWTFMLEANHLITCAKDIGEGGLAITLAKMVLGNGEHKPLGCNVHTNLPAQVLFAQSQSCIVAEVTASNLDSFTQMTKKHKIPIMEIGCVGGENFCVDEINVSLEEMSGLYFESFEQLINQDL, from the coding sequence ATGGTAAATATTACACATCTTTTAAATGAGATTAATGCCGATGATGAAATGCTAAAAACGCATAAACTCTCGCAGCAAGATTACGCGGAGATTGTAAAAATTCTAAAACGCGCGCCAAATCTCATCGAGCTTGGCATTTTTTCAGCGATGTGGAGCGAGCATTGCAGCTATAAATCAAGCAAAAAATATTTAAGCGGATTCCCCACTAAAGCGCCATGGGTGGTGCAAGGACCGGGCGAAAATGCGGGGGTAGTTAGCATTGGCAATAATTTATGCGCGGTCTTTAAGATAGAATCTCACAATCACCCGAGCTTCATTGAGCCGCACGCGGGCGCAGCCACAGGCGTGGGGGGCATTATGCGTGATATTTTCACTATGGGCGCGCGTCCGGTGGCGAGCCTTAACTCCATACGATTTGGCGATGTGCAGGATAAGGGCGCATTAGGTAAAAAACACCGCTATTTGCTGCGCGGCGTGGTGGAGGGCATAGGCAGCTATGGGAATTGTATGGGCGTGCCTACTATTGGAGGTGAGATGAGCTTTGAGCCCTGCTATAATGGCAATATTTTAGTCAATGCCTTTTGTTTAGGGCTAGCGCAAGCAGATGAAATCTTTTATGGGCGCGCGGAGGGCGTGGGCAATCCTGTGATTTATGTAGGGAGCAAAACAGGGCGCGATGGCTTAGGCGGGGCTGTGATGAGTAGTGATAGCTTTAGCTCAAACACAAAGGCTATGCGTTCAGCTGTGCAGGTGGGCGACCCATTTGCCCAAAAGCTGCTGCTTGAGGCGTGTTTGGAGCTTTTTAAACAAGATTTGATTGTGGGGATTCAGGATATGGGTGCGGCTGGGCTTACAAGCTCTAGCTTTGAAATGGCTGGGCGCAGCGGCAGCGGTATGATTTTACACCTTGATAAAGTGCCTATGCGCGAAGCGGGTATGAATCCTTATGAATTAATGCTTAGCGAATCTCAAGAGCGAATGCTTATTTGCGCCAAAAAGGGCTGCGAACAAGCTGTGCTTGATATTTTTGCTAAGTGGGAGGTGGATTCTGCGATTGTGGGGGAGGTTACAAAAAGTGGCGTTATGGAGCTTTACTGGCATGGGGAGAAATGCGCGCATATCCCTATTGCAGAACTTAGCGAAAATGCGCCTATGCTTGATATGCCCCTGCACCCTATGCAAGCGCCAATGCAGCCTGCTCAAAGCCTTGAGACATCTTTAAGCGCGCAAGAAATTTTCCTCACGCTCCTTAGCAGTGTGGAGGTAGCAAATAAAAAATGGGTGTATGAGCAGTATGATAATAGCGTGCAGAGCAATACCATAACACCTGCAGGAAGCGGCGATGCGAGTATGATACGCATTAAAGATACTGCAATGGGCTTAAGTATGAGTGTGGATTGTAATCCGCGGTTTTGCCATTTAGAGCCGCAAAATGGCGCAAAAATCGCTGTGGCTACTTCTGGGCGTAACTCTATTGTGCGCGGCGCAAAGCCTTTGGCGATTAGCAATTGCCTAAACTTTGGCTCGCCGAACAATCCTCAAGTGATGTGGGCGTTTAAAGAAGTGTGTGAGGGCATAAAAGAGGCGTGCAAGGTGCTTAATACGCCTGTGGTGAGCGGCAATGTGTCCTTGCATAATCAAAGCGATGGCATAGATATTTACCCAACGCCCTCTATCGTGAGCGTTGGAGTGATACACGATGTGCAGCATGCTATTCCCTCTACTTTTCAAAAACAAGGTAATATGATTATGCTTTTGGGCGAGATTAGGGCTGAATTTGGTGGCTCTTTGGCTCAAAAGATACTAGAGGGGCGCATTTATGGACAAATCCCGGCTATTGATTTGCAAAAAGAGCTGGCTTTATGGACTTTTATGCTTGAGGCAAATCATCTCATCACCTGCGCTAAGGACATAGGCGAGGGAGGGCTAGCAATTACGCTAGCAAAAATGGTGCTAGGCAATGGCGAGCATAAGCCGCTAGGGTGTAATGTGCATACAAATCTGCCCGCGCAAGTGCTTTTCGCGCAATCTCAAAGCTGCATAGTCGCTGAAGTAACTGCGAGCAATCTTGATAGCTTCACGCAAATGACAAAAAAGCATAAAATTCCCATTATGGAGATTGGCTGCGTGGGCGGGGAAAACTTCTGCGTTGATGAAATTAATGTGAGCCTTGAAGAGATGTCTGGGCTGTATTTTGAAAGCTTTGAGCAGCTCATTAATCAAGATTTGTAA
- the thiE gene encoding thiamine phosphate synthase — translation MRLAGIYAISSEILTPYEILPQCLESALQAGVKIFQLRDKTHSDEWLYPHAKALIALCERYNALFVVNDRLSLALRLGANALHLGKDDGQITQARQIFKGILGASSYDSLKRAQDLESIGVDYVAFGAFFPSLTKPEATNAPIEILASAKKDLHIPVCAIGGISAHNISLLKNAHMHAVISALWGEKWESNSPTSALDKKLDSIFFNIKALQNALL, via the coding sequence ATGAGGCTAGCAGGCATTTATGCGATTTCAAGCGAGATTTTAACGCCCTATGAGATTTTGCCCCAATGTTTAGAATCTGCCTTGCAAGCGGGGGTGAAAATCTTTCAGCTGCGTGACAAAACGCATAGCGATGAGTGGCTTTATCCTCACGCAAAGGCGCTTATTGCACTTTGTGAGCGCTACAATGCACTTTTTGTGGTAAATGATAGGCTCTCTTTGGCTTTAAGGCTTGGTGCTAATGCCTTGCATTTGGGCAAAGATGATGGGCAAATCACGCAGGCTAGGCAAATTTTTAAGGGTATTTTAGGAGCTTCGAGCTATGATAGCCTAAAGCGCGCACAAGATTTAGAATCTATAGGCGTAGATTATGTAGCTTTTGGCGCGTTTTTCCCCTCACTCACAAAGCCAGAAGCCACGAATGCGCCCATAGAAATCCTTGCAAGTGCCAAAAAGGATTTGCACATTCCGGTGTGTGCTATTGGAGGCATTAGCGCTCATAATATTTCACTGCTAAAAAATGCTCATATGCACGCTGTTATAAGTGCTTTGTGGGGTGAGAAATGGGAGAGTAATTCTCCCACAAGCGCACTAGACAAAAAGCTAGATTCTATATTTTTTAATATCAAAGCCCTCCAAAACGCGCTTTTATAG
- a CDS encoding NlpC/P60 family protein, translating into MQKFAMYGLYIFLITLLSAFLSACATHTPQMQLAYSVQVGSFASVENAGRLVDSLNNKGLDAFLFKEKGMYKVRFGNYQSLEIAKSQGQKYQKQGLIGEFFIIAPQKYAINQKAASPQIKAKDIRDDIVQSAHQYLGVPYKWGGTSESGFDCSGLTRAVYRLNGIDLPRASYEQFKDGDAISKTKLQKGDLVFFTTKGKRINHVGIYIGNNEFIHAPSKGKVVSKARLDSSYWSKVYKGARSYL; encoded by the coding sequence ATGCAAAAATTTGCAATGTATGGATTGTATATTTTTCTCATTACACTTTTAAGTGCGTTTTTGAGCGCATGCGCCACGCACACGCCACAAATGCAGCTAGCCTACAGCGTGCAAGTGGGAAGCTTTGCGAGTGTGGAGAATGCGGGGAGATTGGTAGATTCTCTAAATAATAAAGGGCTTGATGCATTTTTGTTTAAAGAAAAGGGTATGTATAAGGTGCGCTTTGGGAATTACCAAAGCCTTGAAATAGCCAAATCACAAGGGCAAAAATATCAAAAGCAAGGGCTTATTGGAGAGTTTTTCATTATCGCACCCCAAAAATACGCCATTAATCAAAAAGCCGCCTCACCTCAAATTAAAGCCAAAGATATACGAGATGACATCGTGCAGAGCGCACATCAGTATCTTGGCGTGCCTTACAAATGGGGTGGCACTTCAGAATCTGGCTTTGATTGCAGTGGGCTTACGCGCGCAGTGTATCGCTTAAATGGTATTGACTTGCCGCGCGCCTCGTATGAGCAGTTTAAAGACGGGGACGCTATTTCAAAAACAAAGCTACAAAAGGGCGATTTAGTATTTTTCACTACCAAAGGCAAGCGCATAAACCATGTGGGCATTTACATAGGCAACAATGAATTTATCCACGCGCCCAGCAAAGGTAAAGTCGTGAGCAAGGCGCGCTTAGATTCTAGCTATTGGAGCAAGGTGTATAAGGGCGCTAGAAGTTATTTATAG